One stretch of Streptomyces peucetius DNA includes these proteins:
- a CDS encoding RICIN domain-containing protein, with translation MNGPLEPGLYLVRNVGSGLLLEVYGGGKGGGVNVQQGKETGALAQRWHIAPVPNGNGLYHFVNAASGKRLDVANASTDNGANVQQWKPNNFGAQEWIVERHLDSPGTVTVVSFISGLLLEVAGSSADDGANVQQWEDTDSPNQWWQLEPVAPDTAAG, from the coding sequence GTGAACGGGCCACTCGAGCCAGGGCTCTACCTGGTGCGGAACGTCGGCAGCGGACTGCTGCTCGAGGTGTACGGCGGGGGCAAGGGCGGCGGGGTCAACGTCCAGCAGGGCAAGGAGACGGGCGCCTTGGCCCAGCGGTGGCACATCGCCCCGGTGCCGAACGGCAACGGGCTGTACCACTTCGTCAACGCGGCGAGCGGCAAACGACTCGACGTGGCGAACGCCTCGACGGACAACGGTGCCAACGTCCAGCAGTGGAAGCCGAACAACTTCGGCGCCCAGGAATGGATCGTCGAGCGCCATCTCGACTCGCCGGGCACGGTGACGGTCGTCAGCTTCATCAGCGGCCTGCTGCTGGAGGTGGCCGGCTCCTCCGCGGACGACGGGGCGAACGTGCAGCAGTGGGAGGACACCGACTCCCCCAACCAGTGGTGGCAGTTGGAGCCGGTGGCACCGGACACGGCGGCCGGCTGA
- a CDS encoding aldo/keto reductase, with protein sequence MSKVPFITLHNGVAMPQLGFGVWQVPDDEAEQTVTTALEAGYRSIDTAAIYGNETGTGKAVTGSGIARDELFVTTKVWNSDQGYDATLRAFDASLGKLGLDQVDLYLIHWPMPARDTYVDTYRALEKIHADGRAKAIGVSNFQPEHLQRLIDETSVVPAVNQIELHPQLQQSALRDFHAKHGIATEAWSPLGQGKDLLQAPTVVAVARKHDRTPAQVVLRWHLQMGNVVIPKSVTPSRIRENIDVFDFELDADDMAAFAALDEGKRLGPEPANVNS encoded by the coding sequence GTGAGCAAGGTCCCCTTCATCACCCTCCACAACGGCGTCGCGATGCCGCAGCTCGGCTTCGGTGTCTGGCAGGTGCCCGACGACGAGGCGGAGCAGACGGTCACCACGGCCCTGGAGGCCGGCTACCGCAGCATCGACACCGCGGCCATCTACGGGAACGAGACGGGCACCGGCAAGGCCGTCACCGGCTCCGGGATCGCCCGCGACGAACTCTTCGTCACCACCAAGGTGTGGAACTCCGACCAGGGGTACGACGCGACGCTGCGCGCATTCGACGCCTCCCTCGGGAAGCTGGGCCTCGACCAGGTCGACCTGTACCTGATCCACTGGCCGATGCCGGCCAGGGACACCTACGTGGACACCTACCGGGCCCTGGAGAAGATCCACGCCGACGGCCGCGCGAAGGCGATCGGCGTGTCGAACTTCCAGCCCGAGCACCTCCAGCGTCTCATCGACGAGACGTCGGTCGTCCCCGCGGTCAACCAGATCGAGCTGCACCCGCAGCTCCAGCAGTCCGCGCTCCGGGACTTCCACGCGAAGCACGGCATCGCCACGGAGGCATGGTCCCCGCTCGGCCAGGGCAAGGACCTGCTCCAGGCCCCCACGGTCGTGGCCGTGGCCCGCAAGCACGACCGCACCCCGGCCCAGGTGGTGCTGCGCTGGCACCTCCAGATGGGCAACGTGGTGATCCCCAAGTCCGTGACCCCGTCGCGGATCCGGGAGAACATCGACGTGTTCGACTTCGAGCTGGACGCCGACGACATGGCCGCCTTCGCGGCCCTGGACGAGGGCAAGCGCCTCGGCCCGGAGCCGGCGAACGTCAACTCCTGA